A section of the Mesorhizobium loti genome encodes:
- the glnA gene encoding type I glutamate--ammonia ligase, which yields MTTAKDIMKQIKDNDVKFVDLRFTDPKGKLQHVTMDVVEVEEDMFADGVMFDGSSIAGWKAINESDMVLMPDPDTVHMDPFFAQSTMVILCDILDPVSGESYNRDPRGTAKKAEAYMKSEGIGDTIYVGPEAEFFVFDDVKYKADPYNTGFRLDSTELPSNDDTDYETGNLGHRPRVKGGYFPVPPIDSAQDMRSEMLTVLAEMGVRVEKHHHEVAAAQHELGIKFDTLVRNADKMLIYKYVVHQVANAYGKTATFMPKPIFGDNGSGMHVHQSIWKGGKPTFAGNEYAGLSEACLFYIGGIIKHAKAINAFTNPLTNSYKRLVPGYEAPVLLAYSARNRSASCRIPFGSSPKSKRVEVRFPDPGANPYLAFAAMLMAGLDGIKNKIHPGQPMDKDLYDLPPKELKKIPTVCGSLREALQSLDKDRGFLKAGGVFDDDQIDSYIELKMAEVMRFEMTPHPVEYDMYYSV from the coding sequence GTTCGCCGATGGTGTCATGTTCGACGGCTCGTCGATTGCCGGCTGGAAGGCCATCAACGAGTCCGACATGGTGTTGATGCCCGATCCGGACACGGTCCACATGGACCCGTTCTTCGCGCAGTCGACCATGGTCATCCTGTGCGACATCCTAGATCCGGTCTCGGGCGAATCCTATAACCGCGATCCGCGCGGCACGGCCAAGAAGGCCGAGGCCTATATGAAGTCGGAAGGCATCGGCGACACCATCTATGTCGGTCCGGAAGCCGAATTCTTCGTGTTCGATGACGTCAAGTACAAGGCCGATCCCTACAACACCGGCTTCAGGCTCGATTCCACCGAGTTGCCGTCCAATGACGACACCGATTACGAAACCGGCAACCTTGGCCACCGCCCGCGCGTCAAGGGAGGCTATTTCCCGGTACCGCCGATCGATTCCGCGCAGGACATGCGCTCCGAGATGCTGACCGTGCTCGCCGAAATGGGCGTCCGCGTCGAAAAGCATCACCATGAGGTCGCCGCCGCGCAGCACGAACTCGGCATCAAGTTCGACACGCTGGTCCGCAACGCCGACAAGATGCTGATCTACAAGTACGTCGTGCACCAGGTCGCCAACGCCTACGGCAAGACGGCCACCTTCATGCCGAAGCCGATATTCGGCGACAACGGCTCAGGCATGCACGTTCACCAGTCGATCTGGAAGGGCGGCAAGCCGACCTTCGCCGGCAATGAGTATGCAGGCCTCTCCGAAGCCTGCCTGTTCTACATCGGCGGCATCATCAAGCATGCCAAGGCGATCAACGCCTTCACCAACCCGCTGACCAATTCCTACAAGCGCCTGGTGCCTGGCTACGAAGCGCCGGTTCTGCTCGCCTATTCGGCGCGCAACCGCTCGGCCTCCTGCCGTATCCCATTCGGTTCGTCGCCGAAGTCGAAGCGCGTCGAGGTCCGTTTCCCGGATCCGGGCGCGAACCCCTACCTCGCCTTCGCCGCCATGCTGATGGCCGGTCTCGATGGCATCAAGAACAAGATCCACCCTGGCCAGCCGATGGACAAGGATCTCTACGACCTGCCGCCGAAGGAGCTGAAGAAGATCCCGACGGTCTGCGGCTCGCTGCGTGAGGCACTCCAGAGCCTCGACAAGGACCGCGGCTTCCTGAAGGCCGGCGGCGTCTTCGACGACGACCAGATCGACAGCTACATCGAACTGAAAATGGCCGAGGTGATGCGCTTCGAGATGACCCCGCATCCGGTCGAATACGACATGTACTACTCGGTCTAA
- a CDS encoding glutamine synthetase beta-grasp domain-containing protein — protein MTKYKLEYIWLDGYTPVPNLRGKTQIKEFAEFPTLEQLPLWGFDGSSTMQAEGRSSDCVLKPVALYPDPARTNGILVMCEVMMPDGVTPHESNSRATILDDEDAWFGFEQEYFFYKDGRPLGFPESGYPAPQGPYYTGVGYKNVGDVARKIVEEHLDQCLAAGINHEGINAEVAKGQWEFQIFGKGSKKAADQIWMARYLLLRLTETYGIDIEFHCKPLGDTDWNGSGMHCNFSTKFMREVGGKAYFEALMAQFDKNLMDHIAVYGPDNDKRLTGKHETAPWNKFSYGVADRGASIRVPHSFVKNDYKGYLEDRRPNSQGDPYQIASQVLKTISQVATDASVSAAA, from the coding sequence ATGACGAAATACAAGCTCGAGTACATTTGGCTCGATGGATACACCCCGGTCCCCAACCTTCGCGGAAAGACGCAGATCAAGGAATTCGCCGAATTCCCGACGCTCGAACAGCTGCCGCTGTGGGGGTTCGACGGTTCCTCGACCATGCAGGCCGAGGGCCGCAGCTCCGACTGCGTGTTGAAGCCGGTGGCGCTCTACCCGGATCCGGCCCGCACCAACGGCATTCTGGTCATGTGCGAAGTCATGATGCCCGATGGCGTCACCCCGCATGAATCGAACAGCCGCGCGACCATCCTCGACGACGAGGATGCGTGGTTCGGCTTCGAGCAGGAGTATTTCTTCTACAAGGACGGCCGTCCGCTCGGCTTCCCCGAGAGCGGCTACCCCGCGCCGCAGGGCCCGTACTATACCGGCGTCGGCTACAAGAACGTCGGCGACGTCGCACGCAAGATCGTCGAAGAGCATCTTGACCAGTGCCTTGCGGCCGGCATCAACCATGAAGGCATCAACGCCGAGGTGGCCAAAGGCCAGTGGGAATTCCAGATCTTCGGCAAGGGCTCCAAGAAGGCCGCCGACCAGATCTGGATGGCGCGCTATCTGCTTCTGCGTCTGACCGAGACTTACGGCATCGACATCGAGTTCCACTGCAAGCCGCTTGGCGACACTGACTGGAACGGCTCGGGCATGCACTGCAACTTCTCGACCAAGTTCATGCGCGAAGTTGGCGGCAAGGCCTACTTCGAGGCCCTGATGGCACAGTTCGACAAGAACCTCATGGACCACATCGCCGTCTACGGTCCGGACAATGACAAGCGCCTGACCGGCAAGCACGAAACCGCGCCGTGGAACAAGTTCAGCTACGGCGTCGCCGACCGCGGGGCTTCTATCCGCGTACCGCATTCCTTCGTCAAGAATGACTACAAGGGCTATCTCGAAGACCGCCGTCCGAATTCCCAGGGCGACCCCTACCAGATCGCCTCGCAGGTTCTGAAGACGATTTCGCAGGTTGCGACCGACGCGTCGGTTTCGGCCGCCGCCTGA
- a CDS encoding DUF2735 domain-containing protein, with protein sequence MEIAPTRPSAKILMFPLAASKSASNLGAKAKFAAELASLRTTYADFDGWYHEAAVEEENHRKS encoded by the coding sequence ATGGAAATCGCTCCCACCCGTCCGTCGGCGAAAATTCTGATGTTCCCTCTGGCAGCAAGCAAATCTGCCTCAAATTTAGGCGCGAAGGCGAAATTCGCGGCAGAGCTCGCTTCGTTGCGTACCACGTACGCCGATTTTGACGGCTGGTATCACGAAGCAGCCGTCGAGGAAGAAAATCATCGGAAAAGCTGA
- a CDS encoding MFS transporter, with protein sequence MAMASTAGGTSRGMTREEKKVIFASSLGTVFEWYDFYLYGSLAAFIGSTFFSPTIPEATRNIFALLAFAAGFLVRPFGALVFGRLGDLVGRKYTFLVTMTIMGLSTFLVGLLPGYATLGIAAPVILIFLRMLQGLALGGEYGGAATYVAEHSPDDRRGFYTSWIQTTATLGLFLSLIVILIVQGSLSKETYAAWGWRIPFIVSFVLLAVSIWIRLSLSESPTFQKMKDEGRGSKAPLSEAFGQWKNAKIALLALFGLTAGQAVVWYNGQFYALFFLQNVLKVDAQSVNIMIAVALALGSIFFVVFGWLSDKIGRKPIIMAGLALAIVSTFPLFKALTWAANPALAKAQQSTRATVTAAPGDCRFQFNPVGTAKFTTSCDIATSFLTKNSVPYDVVSTAAPGTAASVKIGNETVTSYDAVAAGDQAKAKDAAFVKAVNMSLQDGGYPLKRAAIKVADQKLDAFIAANPELKLDAAAIRGGEKAAMPTDQAVKDKLLTTDEAAGAPEVTVYNIPGGGAFAMFADPAAVNWPMTIGILFLLVLLVTMVYGPIAAILVEMFPTRIRYTGMSLPYHIGNGWFGGLLPATVFALSAYRGDIYYGLWYPVVIAAITLVIGMLFVKDTLGTNLHAKD encoded by the coding sequence ATGGCAATGGCATCGACCGCCGGCGGAACGAGCCGCGGCATGACGCGAGAGGAGAAGAAGGTCATCTTCGCTTCCTCGCTCGGCACTGTTTTCGAATGGTACGATTTCTATCTCTATGGCTCACTGGCGGCCTTTATCGGCTCGACCTTTTTCAGCCCGACCATTCCCGAGGCGACACGCAACATCTTCGCGCTGCTGGCCTTCGCCGCCGGTTTCCTCGTGCGCCCGTTCGGCGCGCTGGTGTTCGGCCGCCTTGGTGACCTTGTCGGCCGCAAATACACATTCCTCGTCACAATGACGATCATGGGCCTGTCGACCTTCCTGGTTGGCTTGCTGCCCGGCTATGCGACTTTGGGCATCGCCGCTCCGGTGATCCTGATATTCCTGCGCATGCTGCAGGGTCTGGCGCTCGGCGGCGAATATGGTGGGGCGGCGACCTACGTTGCCGAGCACTCGCCGGATGATCGCCGTGGCTTCTACACGTCCTGGATTCAGACGACGGCGACGCTCGGGCTGTTTCTGTCGCTGATCGTTATCCTCATCGTCCAGGGATCACTGAGCAAGGAAACCTACGCTGCCTGGGGTTGGCGCATTCCGTTCATCGTTTCCTTCGTGCTGCTCGCCGTTTCGATCTGGATTCGGCTGTCGCTTTCGGAATCGCCGACCTTCCAGAAGATGAAGGACGAAGGAAGGGGATCCAAGGCGCCGCTTTCGGAAGCCTTCGGCCAGTGGAAGAATGCCAAGATCGCGCTGCTGGCGTTGTTCGGCCTTACCGCCGGCCAGGCCGTGGTCTGGTATAATGGTCAGTTCTATGCGCTGTTCTTTCTGCAGAACGTGCTCAAGGTCGACGCGCAGTCGGTCAACATCATGATCGCCGTTGCGCTGGCGCTTGGCTCGATCTTCTTCGTCGTCTTCGGCTGGCTGTCCGACAAGATCGGCCGCAAGCCGATTATCATGGCTGGCCTTGCGCTTGCCATTGTCAGCACCTTCCCGCTGTTCAAGGCATTGACCTGGGCCGCCAATCCGGCGCTTGCGAAGGCGCAGCAGAGCACGCGGGCAACGGTGACGGCGGCACCCGGAGACTGCAGGTTCCAGTTCAATCCGGTCGGTACAGCCAAGTTCACGACGTCCTGCGACATCGCGACTTCGTTCCTGACCAAGAACTCGGTTCCCTATGACGTGGTGTCGACGGCCGCGCCCGGGACGGCTGCGTCGGTCAAGATCGGTAACGAGACGGTGACATCCTACGACGCGGTTGCCGCCGGCGATCAGGCCAAGGCCAAGGACGCTGCCTTCGTCAAGGCCGTCAACATGTCGCTGCAGGACGGCGGTTATCCGTTGAAGCGGGCAGCGATCAAGGTCGCTGACCAGAAGCTCGACGCTTTCATCGCGGCCAACCCTGAGCTGAAACTTGATGCCGCCGCCATCCGCGGCGGCGAAAAGGCAGCAATGCCGACCGATCAGGCGGTCAAGGACAAGCTCTTGACCACGGATGAGGCGGCGGGCGCGCCAGAGGTCACCGTCTATAATATTCCCGGCGGCGGCGCCTTCGCCATGTTCGCCGATCCGGCGGCCGTGAACTGGCCGATGACGATCGGCATCCTGTTCCTCCTGGTGCTGCTCGTTACCATGGTCTACGGCCCGATCGCGGCGATCCTGGTCGAGATGTTCCCGACCCGCATCCGCTACACCGGCATGTCGCTGCCCTATCACATCGGCAATGGCTGGTTCGGTGGCTTGCTGCCTGCGACGGTGTTCGCGCTCAGCGCCTATAGGGGCGACATCTACTACGGCCTTTGGTATCCGGTGGTGATCGCGGCGATCACGCTCGTCATCGGCATGCTCTTCGTCAAGGACACGCTCGGCACCAACTTGCACGCCAAGGATTAG
- a CDS encoding ATP12 family chaperone protein: protein MRDILNDLEAGKYLSDPDPVRRAQIQMKTPLPKRFYKTVSVAPVEEGFAVHLDGKPVRTPGKALLALPTEATAVLVADEFAEQGETINPVTMPVMRLVNTAIDGVASDPQAVLEDILRFASSDLLCYRADAPQGLIDRQNEQWDPVIDWARATLGARFNLAEGVIHVEQPRETIAVLGSHLNQRAEPLRLAAIHLMTSLTGSALLALAVDFGELDAEAAWAAGHVDEDWQIEQWGQDAEAVARRAARKRDMMAAVGLLEALKA, encoded by the coding sequence ATGCGTGACATCCTCAACGACCTCGAAGCGGGTAAGTATCTTTCCGATCCGGATCCGGTGCGGCGCGCCCAGATCCAGATGAAGACACCGCTGCCCAAGCGCTTCTACAAGACCGTTTCGGTTGCGCCGGTAGAGGAAGGTTTCGCCGTGCATCTCGATGGCAAGCCGGTGCGCACGCCGGGCAAGGCGCTGCTGGCGCTGCCGACCGAGGCGACGGCAGTGCTGGTTGCCGACGAATTCGCTGAACAGGGCGAGACGATCAATCCGGTGACGATGCCGGTAATGCGACTGGTCAACACCGCCATCGATGGCGTCGCCAGTGACCCGCAGGCGGTGCTGGAAGACATACTGCGTTTTGCCTCATCGGACCTGCTTTGCTACCGCGCCGACGCGCCGCAGGGGCTGATTGACCGGCAGAACGAGCAGTGGGATCCCGTCATCGATTGGGCGCGCGCTACATTGGGGGCTCGATTCAACCTTGCCGAAGGGGTCATCCATGTCGAGCAGCCGCGCGAGACGATCGCCGTTCTGGGCAGTCATCTCAATCAGCGCGCCGAGCCGCTGCGGCTGGCCGCCATCCACCTCATGACCTCGCTGACCGGTTCGGCGCTGCTGGCGCTGGCCGTCGATTTCGGTGAACTCGACGCGGAGGCCGCCTGGGCCGCCGGCCATGTCGACGAGGACTGGCAGATCGAGCAATGGGGGCAGGACGCCGAGGCGGTCGCGCGCCGTGCCGCCCGCAAGCGCGACATGATGGCCGCGGTCGGCCTCCTCGAGGCGCTCAAGGCCTGA
- a CDS encoding DMT family transporter encodes MAAAAIMVGLTFSWGLNYVAAKISYAGYDPVFLSIARSIIGGFCVFLWCRWRGIALFTRDGTLLAGLVVGALFGVEFLCLYVGLEHTTVARNTLLVNTMPFWMLIGGHLLLGEQITMRKFLGLLLAFAGLAAVFSDKLGGGGDMLFGDLLSLGSGFFWALTNILIKRSKLVEASAEKLLLYQLAGAAVVGILVLPLAGPPVRDASLLPTLALLFQAIYIVAFTYVLWFWLLRRYPASSLSSFTFLSPVFGVLCGAIILNEPLTIRIFLALGLIAAGLIIVNRPARKLTPV; translated from the coding sequence ATGGCCGCCGCCGCCATCATGGTCGGCCTGACCTTTTCCTGGGGCCTGAACTACGTCGCCGCCAAGATCTCCTATGCCGGCTACGATCCCGTCTTCCTGTCGATCGCACGCTCGATCATTGGCGGTTTCTGCGTCTTCCTCTGGTGCCGATGGCGTGGCATCGCTCTGTTCACCCGCGATGGCACATTGCTTGCCGGCCTTGTCGTGGGTGCGCTTTTCGGCGTCGAGTTCCTCTGCCTCTATGTCGGCCTGGAGCATACGACGGTTGCCCGCAACACGCTGCTGGTCAACACAATGCCGTTCTGGATGCTGATTGGCGGTCACCTCCTGCTTGGCGAACAGATCACCATGCGCAAGTTCCTTGGCCTGCTGCTGGCCTTCGCCGGCCTTGCCGCCGTCTTTTCAGACAAGCTTGGCGGCGGCGGGGACATGCTGTTCGGCGATCTCCTCAGTCTCGGCTCCGGATTTTTCTGGGCCTTGACCAATATTCTCATCAAACGCTCGAAACTGGTTGAAGCCAGCGCCGAGAAGCTGCTGCTCTATCAACTCGCCGGCGCGGCGGTCGTCGGCATACTGGTGTTGCCTCTCGCTGGTCCGCCAGTGCGCGATGCCTCCTTGTTGCCGACATTGGCGCTGCTTTTCCAGGCGATCTACATTGTCGCTTTCACCTATGTCCTTTGGTTCTGGCTGCTGCGTCGCTATCCCGCGTCGAGCCTGTCCAGCTTCACGTTCCTGTCGCCGGTTTTTGGTGTTTTGTGCGGTGCAATCATCTTGAACGAACCGCTGACCATTCGCATTTTTCTGGCGCTTGGCCTGATTGCGGCGGGCCTGATCATCGTCAACCGGCCGGCGCGCAAGCTGACACCGGTGTGA
- a CDS encoding RluA family pseudouridine synthase has protein sequence MAGVEQITVEAGEAGMRLDRWFKTHFPGLGFGHLQKLLRSGQIRVDGGRVKADSRVEPGQVVRIPPLEVDKKGESALTGHSIRNQGDADVLAKMLIHEDPKVFVFNKPAGLAVQGGSGVTRNVDDMLEAWRNQKGEKPRLVHRLDRDTSGVLVVARTRLAAMKLSESFRARETKKTYWALVKGVPPKREDKISTWLIKEPTEDGDRVRVAAHGEKGADHAVSYYRIIEQAAQTMTWLEMEPYTGRTHQLRVHAAYIGCPIIGDPKYFEADTNWDFPGGIQNRLHLHARRIIIPHPDKGVIDVTAPMPPHMRQSWNLIGFDDASAED, from the coding sequence ATGGCAGGCGTTGAACAGATCACGGTGGAGGCCGGCGAGGCGGGCATGCGGCTCGATCGCTGGTTCAAGACCCATTTCCCGGGCCTTGGTTTCGGCCATTTGCAGAAGCTGCTGCGCTCCGGCCAGATCCGCGTTGATGGCGGCCGCGTCAAGGCTGACAGCCGTGTCGAGCCTGGCCAGGTGGTGCGCATCCCGCCACTCGAGGTCGACAAGAAGGGCGAAAGCGCGCTGACCGGCCATTCGATCCGCAACCAGGGCGATGCCGACGTCCTGGCGAAAATGCTTATCCATGAGGACCCGAAGGTTTTCGTCTTCAACAAGCCGGCGGGCCTTGCGGTGCAGGGCGGTTCGGGCGTCACCCGCAATGTCGACGACATGCTGGAAGCCTGGCGCAACCAGAAGGGCGAAAAGCCGCGACTGGTTCACCGGCTCGACCGCGACACCTCGGGCGTGCTGGTCGTGGCCCGCACGAGGCTGGCCGCCATGAAGCTGTCGGAATCGTTCCGCGCCCGCGAAACCAAGAAGACCTACTGGGCGCTGGTCAAGGGTGTGCCGCCGAAACGCGAGGACAAGATCTCGACCTGGCTGATCAAGGAGCCGACTGAGGACGGCGACCGTGTCCGGGTCGCTGCTCATGGTGAAAAGGGCGCCGATCACGCCGTATCCTACTACCGCATCATCGAGCAGGCGGCGCAGACCATGACCTGGCTGGAGATGGAGCCTTATACCGGCCGCACCCATCAGCTCCGTGTCCACGCCGCCTATATCGGCTGCCCTATCATCGGCGACCCGAAATATTTCGAGGCCGACACCAACTGGGACTTTCCGGGCGGTATTCAAAACCGACTGCATCTTCATGCGCGCCGCATCATCATTCCGCACCCGGACAAGGGCGTCATCGATGTGACCGCGCCGATGCCGCCGCATATGCGCCAGAGTTGGAACCTGATCGGCTTCGACGACGCCAGCGCGGAGGACTGA
- the crcB gene encoding fluoride efflux transporter CrcB, translating into MFNLLLVVLGGGIGAGIRHLANMGALRLVGPNYPWGTMAINILGSFAMGLFIATMARRGGPNEVRLFVATGILGGFTTFSAFSLDFATLWERGATLPAFGYALTSVVGAIIALFLGLWLARSLP; encoded by the coding sequence ATGTTCAATCTGCTTCTTGTTGTCCTCGGCGGCGGTATCGGCGCCGGCATCCGCCATCTCGCCAACATGGGCGCGCTGCGCCTTGTCGGCCCCAACTATCCCTGGGGCACCATGGCGATCAACATCCTCGGCTCCTTTGCCATGGGCCTGTTCATCGCCACCATGGCGCGTCGCGGCGGGCCGAACGAAGTCAGGCTGTTTGTCGCCACTGGTATCTTGGGCGGCTTCACCACTTTTTCCGCCTTTTCGCTCGATTTCGCCACGCTGTGGGAACGAGGAGCCACGTTGCCGGCGTTTGGATATGCACTGACCAGCGTCGTTGGCGCCATCATCGCCCTGTTTTTGGGTCTTTGGCTCGCAAGAAGCCTGCCTTAG
- a CDS encoding DUF779 domain-containing protein, translating into MSDKVSLGKVSATPEAIVFLAEIVADHGPVLFHQSGGCCDGSSPMCYPRGDFIVGDNDVMLGEIGGTPVYISASQYEAWKHTDLTIDVVPGRGGMFSLDNGRERRFLTRSAICAVPEAPAGA; encoded by the coding sequence ATGTCCGACAAGGTTTCGCTCGGAAAAGTCTCGGCCACGCCGGAAGCCATTGTTTTCCTGGCGGAGATCGTCGCCGACCACGGCCCGGTGCTGTTTCATCAATCGGGCGGCTGTTGCGACGGCTCCTCGCCAATGTGCTATCCCCGCGGTGACTTCATCGTCGGCGACAATGACGTCATGCTGGGCGAGATCGGCGGAACGCCGGTCTACATCAGCGCTTCGCAATATGAAGCGTGGAAGCACACCGACCTTACCATCGATGTGGTGCCGGGTAGGGGTGGCATGTTCTCGCTCGACAATGGGCGCGAGAGACGGTTCCTGACACGCTCGGCCATCTGCGCCGTTCCGGAGGCGCCGGCGGGGGCTTGA
- the adh gene encoding aldehyde dehydrogenase, whose product MNKVEFSRTAKVPFAKRYDNYIGGKWVAPLSGKYFENISPVTGRPLGEIARSDARDIEAALDAAHKAKDAWGRTSAAARALILNRIADRMEDNLDLLALAETWDNGKPIRETTAADLPLAIDHFRYFAGAVRSQEGGISEIDHDTVAYHFHEPLGVVGQIIPWNFPLLMAVWKLAPALAAGNCVVLKPAEQTPATIMLWADLVGDLLPDGVLNIVNGFGLEAGKPLASSNRIAKIAFTGETTTGRLISQYASQNLIPVTLELGGKSPNIFFQDVTAEDDDFFDKALEGFVMFALNQGEVCTCPSRALVHEKIYDRFMEKALKRVEAIVQGDPLDPATMIGAQASSEQLEKILSYFDIGRKEGAEVLAGGEQNHLPGDLAGGYYVKPTVFKGHNKMRIFQEEIFGPVVSVTTFKDDDEALSIANDTLYGLGAGIWSRDANRCYRFGRAIQAGRVWTNCYHAYPAHAAFGGYKQSGIGRENHKMMLDHYQQTKNMLVSYSPKKLGFF is encoded by the coding sequence ATGAACAAGGTGGAATTTTCCCGCACGGCCAAGGTTCCCTTCGCCAAGCGCTATGACAATTATATCGGCGGCAAATGGGTTGCCCCGCTTTCCGGAAAATATTTCGAGAACATATCGCCGGTGACCGGCCGGCCGCTGGGCGAAATCGCTCGCTCGGACGCCAGGGACATCGAGGCGGCACTCGATGCCGCGCACAAGGCCAAGGATGCGTGGGGCAGGACCAGCGCCGCCGCCCGCGCGCTGATCCTCAACCGCATCGCCGATCGCATGGAAGACAATCTCGACCTCCTGGCGCTTGCCGAAACCTGGGACAATGGCAAGCCGATCCGCGAGACGACCGCGGCCGACTTGCCGCTGGCGATCGACCATTTCCGCTATTTTGCCGGTGCCGTACGCAGCCAGGAAGGCGGCATCTCGGAGATCGACCACGACACCGTCGCCTATCATTTCCATGAGCCGCTTGGCGTCGTTGGTCAGATCATTCCCTGGAACTTCCCGCTGTTGATGGCGGTGTGGAAACTGGCGCCGGCACTTGCCGCCGGCAACTGCGTGGTGCTGAAGCCCGCCGAACAGACACCCGCCACCATCATGCTGTGGGCGGACCTGGTCGGCGACCTGTTGCCGGATGGTGTGCTCAACATCGTCAACGGCTTTGGACTCGAGGCCGGCAAGCCGCTCGCTTCATCGAACCGCATCGCCAAGATCGCCTTCACCGGAGAGACCACGACGGGCCGGCTGATCTCTCAATATGCCAGCCAGAACCTCATCCCGGTGACGCTCGAACTCGGCGGCAAGTCACCCAACATCTTCTTCCAGGACGTGACCGCGGAAGATGACGACTTCTTCGACAAGGCCCTCGAAGGCTTCGTCATGTTCGCGCTGAACCAGGGCGAGGTCTGCACCTGTCCCAGCCGGGCACTGGTTCATGAGAAGATCTACGACAGGTTCATGGAAAAGGCATTGAAGCGCGTCGAGGCGATCGTCCAGGGCGACCCGCTCGATCCGGCAACCATGATCGGCGCACAGGCATCGAGCGAACAGCTGGAAAAGATCCTGAGCTACTTCGACATCGGCCGCAAGGAAGGCGCCGAAGTGCTGGCCGGCGGCGAACAGAACCATCTGCCGGGCGATCTGGCCGGCGGCTATTACGTCAAGCCGACCGTGTTCAAGGGTCACAACAAGATGCGTATCTTCCAGGAGGAGATCTTCGGGCCGGTGGTCTCGGTGACGACTTTCAAGGATGATGACGAGGCATTGTCGATCGCCAATGACACGCTCTATGGCCTTGGTGCCGGTATCTGGAGCCGTGACGCGAACCGCTGCTACCGCTTCGGCCGCGCCATCCAGGCCGGTCGTGTCTGGACCAACTGCTACCACGCCTATCCCGCGCACGCGGCTTTCGGCGGCTACAAGCAGTCCGGCATCGGACGGGAAAACCACAAGATGATGCTCGACCACTATCAGCAAACCAAGAACATGCTGGTCAGCTACAGCCCGAAAAAGCTGGGTTTCTTCTGA
- a CDS encoding helix-turn-helix domain-containing protein, with translation MSGRQPTVHHADFIQSAIAGSDAARSALVASWRRSLTLHGLDPAERKAPQRLTKSELSEARQRIEPLLRAADASLDRLYLAVGGVGCCVLLADRDGIPVERRGAVADDDTFDEWGLWTGTVWSEDSEGTNGIGTCLADQRALTIHRDQHFFSRNTLLSCTTAPIFDHEGNLAAALDVSSCRSDLTEGFVNLIAIAVGDAARRIEAENFRLVFSDARILLAPVAERSASALIAVNGDDLVIGATRSARLGLGITQQVLARGLPAADILGNLARAAEDLDEAERGVVQRAMARAEGNVSAAASSLGISRATLHRKLARFGIRRPH, from the coding sequence GTGAGCGGACGGCAGCCTACGGTTCATCATGCGGATTTCATCCAGTCAGCCATCGCCGGCAGCGATGCCGCGCGTTCGGCGCTGGTTGCGTCCTGGCGGCGATCGCTCACATTGCACGGCCTTGATCCAGCCGAACGAAAGGCGCCGCAGCGTCTCACCAAAAGCGAGTTGAGCGAGGCCCGGCAACGCATAGAGCCGCTGCTGCGCGCCGCGGATGCGAGCCTCGATCGTCTCTACCTCGCCGTGGGCGGCGTTGGCTGCTGTGTGCTGCTTGCGGACCGTGACGGCATTCCTGTCGAGCGCCGCGGCGCCGTTGCGGATGACGATACGTTTGACGAGTGGGGGTTGTGGACGGGCACGGTATGGAGCGAGGATTCCGAGGGTACCAATGGCATCGGCACCTGCCTTGCCGATCAGCGTGCGCTCACCATTCACCGCGACCAGCATTTCTTTTCGCGCAACACATTGCTCAGTTGCACCACGGCGCCGATCTTTGATCATGAAGGCAATCTGGCGGCCGCCCTCGATGTTTCATCTTGCCGGTCGGACCTGACCGAAGGCTTCGTCAACCTGATCGCCATCGCGGTGGGGGACGCCGCGCGTCGCATCGAGGCCGAGAATTTCCGCCTGGTGTTTTCAGATGCCCGCATCCTGCTGGCACCGGTCGCCGAGCGCAGCGCCAGCGCATTGATCGCCGTCAATGGCGATGATTTGGTGATCGGCGCAACACGCTCGGCGCGTCTTGGCCTCGGCATCACCCAGCAGGTCCTGGCAAGGGGGCTCCCCGCCGCGGACATTCTGGGCAACCTGGCCAGGGCGGCGGAAGATCTGGACGAAGCCGAGCGTGGCGTGGTCCAGAGGGCCATGGCGCGCGCCGAGGGCAACGTGTCGGCGGCTGCCAGCAGCCTCGGCATTTCGCGGGCGACCCTGCACCGCAAGCTTGCCCGCTTCGGCATCCGTCGTCCGCACTGA